One genomic segment of Hymenobacter psoromatis includes these proteins:
- a CDS encoding SPOR domain-containing protein — MNLADHLRPLLRDHDCVIIPDFGALVAETTPARVQPGTRHQLSPPSRPVAFNQALTRNDGLLVDALAQYLGLTAAAAREALRQAVATLTHELAARQRTELPGIGVFRQLAGRGLQFEYTGTENLLPAAFGLPELTAHPVRATDARVAREQQAQLAPRLRSASRGWQLRRVVPGAAIGLLAGLAVAGLYLLNLHPETLPAAWQSHLPRWEQANQPVAAQQAALAQPSFTAPTPVAAAPEPEPVALAPEPTAASTWDTDPEPTPPEAVQVAPAQAAPKQAAPAKIVKAAPAHATPAAVISAPADPTPVATVHPAPRAADPVDALLAQPNALPSPIVARPRGKRKLPAAAAIAVANESNIARPVPMAQRTAATPALATSYAALHAAPAVPKPAPTPEAATTTPVTAKVVAAPVAHPVVTKPAAHPAAKPAAPLAKAAAATPAKVPVAKAVAPAAATAATINTRTGRYYVVVGAYNSLAHAQQGLRNLLLTGHAGAKIIVPYPGTRFFRLSAADYADRPMAQFAASQLRKTPHADQGLTVFPY, encoded by the coding sequence ATGAATTTAGCCGACCACCTACGCCCCCTGCTCCGCGACCACGACTGCGTGATAATCCCGGATTTCGGGGCCCTGGTGGCCGAAACCACGCCGGCCCGCGTGCAGCCCGGCACCCGGCACCAGCTGAGCCCGCCGAGTCGCCCAGTGGCCTTCAACCAGGCCCTGACCCGCAACGACGGCCTGCTGGTAGATGCCCTGGCGCAGTACCTGGGCCTGACGGCCGCCGCCGCCCGCGAGGCCCTGCGCCAGGCCGTGGCCACCCTCACCCACGAGCTGGCGGCCCGGCAGCGCACCGAGCTGCCGGGTATCGGCGTGTTTCGGCAGCTGGCCGGCCGCGGCCTCCAGTTCGAGTACACCGGCACCGAAAACCTGCTGCCCGCCGCCTTCGGCCTGCCTGAATTGACAGCTCACCCCGTGCGCGCCACCGATGCCCGCGTGGCCCGTGAGCAGCAGGCCCAGCTGGCTCCGCGCCTGCGCTCGGCCAGCCGCGGCTGGCAGCTGCGGCGCGTGGTGCCGGGCGCGGCCATCGGCCTGCTGGCCGGCCTGGCCGTAGCCGGCCTCTACCTCCTCAATCTGCACCCCGAAACCCTGCCCGCCGCCTGGCAAAGCCACCTGCCCCGCTGGGAGCAGGCCAACCAGCCAGTAGCTGCGCAGCAGGCGGCGCTGGCCCAGCCCAGCTTCACCGCCCCCACCCCCGTGGCGGCGGCCCCGGAGCCGGAGCCGGTAGCGCTGGCCCCGGAGCCCACCGCGGCGAGCACCTGGGATACCGACCCGGAGCCTACCCCCCCCGAAGCGGTCCAGGTCGCGCCGGCTCAGGCAGCGCCCAAGCAGGCGGCCCCCGCTAAAATTGTAAAAGCCGCGCCCGCCCACGCTACCCCCGCCGCGGTGATTTCTGCGCCCGCCGACCCCACACCAGTCGCCACGGTGCACCCCGCGCCTCGTGCCGCCGACCCGGTAGATGCCCTGCTGGCCCAGCCTAACGCCCTGCCGAGCCCCATTGTGGCACGGCCCCGCGGCAAGCGCAAGCTGCCCGCCGCTGCCGCCATCGCCGTGGCCAATGAAAGCAATATTGCCCGCCCCGTGCCGATGGCTCAGCGCACGGCGGCTACCCCTGCCCTCGCCACCTCCTACGCGGCGCTCCACGCGGCCCCCGCGGTTCCTAAGCCCGCGCCGACCCCGGAGGCCGCCACCACCACCCCGGTTACCGCCAAGGTCGTCGCTGCGCCGGTAGCGCATCCGGTAGTTACTAAGCCCGCCGCGCATCCCGCCGCTAAGCCCGCCGCGCCACTAGCGAAAGCCGCCGCTGCCACGCCCGCTAAAGTACCGGTAGCGAAAGCCGTAGCCCCGGCGGCAGCTACGGCGGCCACAATTAATACCCGCACCGGCCGTTACTACGTGGTGGTAGGTGCTTATAACTCTCTGGCGCACGCTCAACAGGGCCTGCGCAACCTGCTGCTTACCGGCCACGCCGGGGCCAAGATTATTGTGCCCTACCCCGGCACGCGCTTCTTCCGCCTCTCGGCCGCCGACTATGCCGACCGGCCGATGGCGCAGTTCGCGGCCTCGCAGCTGCGCAAAACCCCCCACGCCGACCAGGGCCTCACGGTCTTTCCTTATTAA
- a CDS encoding MotA/TolQ/ExbB proton channel family protein, whose amino-acid sequence MSVFLLQAAPPVTSIATDTAAAHANALANAAPGLSLVDLLLKGGWIMLPIVLLLLVSIYIIAERYLTIRRAGGEPESFMTGIRALMVQGDLQGAKLYCAQNPSPLARMVEKGLRRIGLPITEIEASVENVGKIEIARLEKNISILGIIAGIAPMLGFVGTIIGVIKIFYAISSSGEFGITQIAGGLYTKMVTSAAGLIVGIIAHIGYHWLSILVERMVFRMENSAIEFMDILQDN is encoded by the coding sequence ATGTCCGTTTTCCTGCTGCAAGCCGCTCCCCCCGTTACGTCTATTGCCACCGATACGGCCGCCGCGCACGCCAACGCGCTGGCCAACGCCGCCCCCGGCCTCTCGCTGGTGGACCTGCTGCTGAAGGGCGGCTGGATAATGCTCCCCATCGTGCTGCTGCTGCTCGTCTCGATTTATATCATCGCCGAGCGGTACCTTACCATTCGCCGCGCCGGGGGCGAGCCCGAGTCGTTCATGACCGGCATCCGAGCCCTCATGGTGCAGGGCGACTTGCAGGGGGCCAAGCTCTACTGCGCCCAAAACCCCTCGCCGCTGGCCCGCATGGTCGAAAAGGGCCTGCGCCGCATTGGCCTGCCCATCACCGAGATTGAGGCCAGCGTCGAAAACGTGGGTAAAATCGAGATTGCCCGCCTCGAAAAAAACATCAGCATCCTGGGCATTATTGCCGGCATCGCGCCCATGCTGGGCTTCGTGGGCACCATCATCGGGGTTATCAAAATCTTCTATGCCATCAGCAGTAGCGGCGAGTTCGGCATCACCCAGATTGCGGGCGGCCTCTACACCAAGATGGTGACCTCGGCCGCCGGCCTCATCGTGGGCATCATCGCCCACATCGGCTACCACTGGCTCAGCATCCTGGTCGAGCGCATGGTATTTCGCATGGAAAACTCGGCCATCGAGTTTATGGATATCCTTCAGGATAATTAA
- a CDS encoding ExbD/TolR family protein — protein MNLSRRRHASSHVETSSMNDIMFFLMLFFLIVSTMVNPNVIKLLLPNAKSSKQVMKQPITVSINAAGEYFVNKKPVTATTLEPELRALLPASTTPENQPTVVLRVDSGLNVQKLVDVLEIGNRLKMKMVMATQAQR, from the coding sequence GTGAACCTCTCCCGCCGCCGCCACGCCTCTTCCCACGTCGAGACCAGCTCGATGAACGACATCATGTTCTTCCTGATGCTGTTCTTCCTGATTGTGTCCACGATGGTTAACCCCAACGTTATCAAGCTCTTATTGCCCAATGCCAAAAGCAGCAAGCAGGTAATGAAGCAGCCCATCACGGTGAGCATCAACGCGGCGGGCGAGTACTTCGTGAACAAAAAGCCCGTGACCGCCACCACCCTGGAGCCCGAGCTGCGCGCCCTGCTGCCCGCCAGCACTACCCCCGAAAACCAGCCCACCGTGGTGCTGCGCGTAGACTCCGGCCTGAACGTGCAGAAGCTGGTAGACGTGCTCGAAATCGGCAACCGTCTGAAAATGAAGATGGTAATGGCAACGCAGGCGCAACGGTAA
- a CDS encoding energy transducer TonB: MALDYPEEHRREALAITAAVLLLLVLLCFFIKFTGPNPPLTEIGGDGVELNYGLDAAGGGDVQTMATANASLNKEDSRPPAATRPEPTPQPAQPRAEPTPPQPQAQQKVITSEAEDAGATAPPADKPTTKLVEPVREAPTPPKPREQPRTLYVPKGSASGAPGGNGVNGTSSAPTGNSNGDHPGTVGDQGDPRGSLNAKALYGEPGSGGSGTRPGSGGGSGLEMSGWDFGSVPEIAKIDDNPGVARFRIIINNDGDVVSVTKVSGSISPEQAQAVRNALLKATFRNVNGQDGGATGYYNFRYSVR, from the coding sequence ATGGCCCTCGACTATCCCGAAGAGCACCGGCGCGAAGCCCTGGCCATTACGGCGGCCGTGCTGCTACTGCTGGTGCTGCTGTGTTTTTTCATTAAATTCACCGGCCCCAACCCACCCCTGACCGAGATAGGCGGCGATGGCGTGGAGCTGAACTACGGCCTCGACGCGGCCGGCGGGGGCGACGTGCAAACGATGGCGACTGCCAACGCCTCGCTCAATAAAGAAGACTCGCGCCCGCCCGCCGCCACCCGGCCCGAGCCCACGCCCCAGCCCGCCCAGCCCCGCGCCGAGCCTACCCCGCCGCAGCCGCAAGCCCAGCAAAAAGTCATCACCAGCGAGGCCGAAGACGCCGGCGCTACCGCCCCGCCCGCCGATAAGCCCACAACCAAACTAGTGGAGCCGGTGCGCGAAGCGCCTACCCCCCCCAAACCCCGCGAGCAGCCCCGCACCCTCTACGTGCCCAAGGGCAGCGCCAGCGGTGCGCCCGGCGGCAACGGCGTGAACGGCACCAGCAGCGCCCCCACCGGCAACAGCAACGGCGACCACCCCGGCACCGTGGGCGACCAGGGCGACCCCCGCGGCTCGCTCAACGCCAAGGCCCTCTACGGCGAGCCGGGGAGCGGCGGCAGCGGCACGCGCCCCGGCAGCGGCGGGGGCAGCGGCCTGGAAATGAGCGGCTGGGACTTCGGCAGCGTGCCCGAGATTGCCAAGATTGACGACAATCCCGGCGTGGCCCGGTTTCGGATTATCATCAACAATGATGGCGACGTGGTATCGGTCACGAAGGTATCGGGCAGCATCTCGCCCGAGCAGGCGCAGGCCGTGCGCAATGCCCTGCTCAAAGCCACCTTCCGCAATGTTAACGGCCAGGATGGCGGGGCCACCGGCTACTACAATTTCCGGTACTCGGTGCGGTAG
- a CDS encoding bifunctional folylpolyglutamate synthase/dihydrofolate synthase has product MNYSETLAWLYGQLPMYQRVGMVGFKKGLGNTEALAEALGHPEARFRSVHVAGTNGKGSSSHLLAAVLQSAGYKVGLYTSPHLREFTERIRVNGQELAPDYLVSWVAAHQDLFATIEPSFFEMCVALAFDYFAHEQVDVAVVEVGLGGRLDSTNIITPLVSLITNISYDHQALLGNTLPEIAGEKAGIIKPGVPVVVSQTQPEVAAVFEAKARQEGSPLLFADARYVARPTPPAGFDAAEGGRAGVQVLELLCAGQPYLANVALGLLGDYQRLNLPGVLATLDELRTQGFDIPESALRRGLREVTRLTGLRGRWSIMGQHPLVIADTGHNEAGLRLVLAQLARVPHQHLHFVLGVVNDKDVTKVLALLPHAATYYFCQASIPRALPAEALAAQAAAAGLTGRAYGPVPAAVAAARAAASPEDVVFIGGSTFVVAEVEELYDEGLRA; this is encoded by the coding sequence ATGAACTACTCCGAAACCCTGGCCTGGCTCTACGGGCAACTACCTATGTATCAGCGGGTAGGGATGGTAGGCTTCAAGAAAGGCTTGGGCAACACGGAGGCGCTGGCCGAAGCCCTGGGCCACCCCGAAGCCCGGTTCAGAAGTGTGCACGTGGCGGGCACCAACGGCAAGGGTAGCAGCTCGCACCTGCTGGCGGCGGTGCTGCAAAGCGCGGGCTACAAGGTGGGCCTCTACACCTCGCCGCACCTGCGCGAGTTCACCGAGCGCATTCGGGTAAATGGCCAGGAGCTGGCCCCCGACTACCTGGTAAGCTGGGTGGCCGCGCACCAGGACCTTTTTGCCACCATCGAGCCCTCGTTTTTTGAGATGTGCGTGGCGCTGGCCTTCGACTACTTCGCCCACGAGCAAGTGGACGTGGCCGTGGTGGAAGTGGGCCTGGGCGGCCGGCTCGACTCGACTAACATCATTACGCCGCTGGTATCGCTCATCACCAATATCAGCTACGACCACCAGGCGCTGCTGGGCAATACGCTGCCCGAAATTGCGGGCGAGAAAGCCGGCATTATCAAGCCCGGCGTGCCGGTCGTCGTCAGCCAGACCCAGCCCGAGGTAGCCGCCGTCTTTGAGGCCAAAGCCCGGCAGGAGGGTAGCCCCCTGCTGTTTGCCGATGCGCGCTACGTGGCCCGCCCTACCCCTCCCGCCGGCTTCGACGCCGCCGAGGGGGGTAGGGCCGGGGTGCAAGTGCTGGAACTGCTGTGCGCCGGCCAGCCTTACCTGGCAAACGTGGCGCTGGGCTTGCTCGGCGACTACCAGCGCCTGAACCTGCCCGGCGTGCTGGCCACCCTCGATGAGCTACGGACCCAGGGCTTCGACATTCCCGAAAGTGCCCTGCGCCGGGGCCTGCGCGAGGTGACGCGCCTTACCGGCCTGCGCGGGCGCTGGAGCATTATGGGGCAGCACCCGCTGGTGATTGCCGACACGGGCCACAACGAGGCCGGCCTGCGCCTGGTGCTGGCCCAGCTGGCGCGGGTGCCCCACCAGCACCTGCACTTCGTATTGGGGGTAGTAAACGACAAGGACGTGACCAAGGTGCTGGCCCTGCTGCCGCACGCGGCCACGTATTATTTCTGTCAGGCCAGCATTCCGCGGGCCCTCCCCGCCGAGGCGCTGGCCGCCCAGGCCGCGGCGGCCGGCCTCACGGGCCGGGCCTACGGCCCGGTGCCGGCGGCCGTGGCAGCGGCGCGGGCGGCGGCCAGCCCCGAGGACGTGGTGTTCATTGGGGGTAGCACCTTCGTGGTGGCTGAGGTTGAAGAATTGTACGATGAGGGCCTGCGGGCCTGA
- the trmB gene encoding tRNA (guanosine(46)-N7)-methyltransferase TrmB yields the protein MSRVKLHRFADNATRPDIVEPGKPAFGQLAGRWRTDFFQQDNPLVLEVGCGKGEYTVGLAQRQPAQNFLGLDIKGERIWRGSTRAEALGLANVGFLRLMAHQLTAHFAPGELSEIWLTFPDPRPRDRDRKRRLTSPRFLNMYQTLLAAGGVAQLKTDSEGLFDYTLETLAARPGAHIEVLTRDLYAETDPAFAAAQAIQTHFEGKYRAQGVPIKYVRFRLG from the coding sequence GTGTCCCGCGTCAAACTCCACCGCTTCGCCGACAACGCTACCCGCCCCGACATCGTGGAGCCGGGCAAACCCGCTTTCGGCCAGCTGGCTGGCCGCTGGCGCACCGATTTCTTTCAGCAGGATAATCCGCTCGTGCTCGAAGTGGGCTGCGGCAAGGGTGAATATACCGTGGGCCTGGCCCAGCGCCAGCCCGCCCAGAACTTCCTGGGCCTCGACATCAAGGGCGAGCGCATCTGGCGGGGCAGCACCCGCGCCGAGGCGCTGGGCCTCGCCAATGTGGGCTTTCTGCGCCTCATGGCTCACCAGCTCACCGCGCATTTCGCGCCCGGCGAGCTGAGCGAAATCTGGCTAACCTTCCCCGACCCGCGCCCCCGTGACCGCGACCGCAAGCGCCGCCTTACCTCGCCGCGCTTTCTCAACATGTACCAGACGCTGCTGGCCGCCGGGGGGGTAGCCCAGCTCAAAACCGACAGTGAGGGCTTGTTTGACTATACCTTGGAAACGCTGGCCGCCCGGCCTGGCGCGCACATTGAGGTGCTGACCCGCGACCTCTACGCCGAAACCGACCCCGCCTTTGCCGCCGCCCAGGCCATCCAGACGCACTTTGAGGGCAAGTACCGCGCCCAGGGCGTGCCCATTAAGTACGTGCGGTTCCGGCTGGGCTGA
- a CDS encoding TMEM175 family protein, with the protein MKTDEPAVPVLEEGTGRLEAFSDGIFGVAITLLALDLKAPDLAPVTNHHLLAALLERWPEYLSVLNSFASVLLMWISHHAMFRLLRKTDVPVMLANGLLLLLVVGVPYPASVLARYMQSPAAAYGVIFYCGYFVAVNLSFNLLWLVIRYRGHRLKSGVTPAMLAPFGYLWVSAPLYLGIAVVALFSPFGAVFLTNAMWVYWGVASVKMHRPA; encoded by the coding sequence ATGAAGACTGACGAACCCGCCGTGCCCGTGCTGGAGGAAGGCACCGGCCGCCTGGAAGCTTTTAGCGACGGCATTTTTGGCGTGGCCATCACCCTGCTAGCCCTCGACCTCAAGGCCCCGGACCTGGCCCCCGTGACCAACCACCACCTGCTGGCGGCCCTGCTGGAGCGGTGGCCCGAATACCTGTCCGTGCTCAACAGCTTCGCCTCGGTGCTGCTGATGTGGATTTCACACCACGCCATGTTCCGGCTGCTGCGCAAAACCGACGTGCCCGTGATGCTGGCCAACGGCCTACTGCTGCTACTGGTGGTGGGGGTGCCCTACCCGGCCAGCGTGCTGGCCCGCTACATGCAGTCGCCGGCCGCGGCCTACGGGGTCATTTTTTACTGCGGCTATTTCGTGGCCGTCAACCTGAGCTTCAACCTGCTCTGGCTCGTTATCCGCTACCGGGGCCACCGCCTGAAAAGCGGGGTAACGCCGGCCATGCTCGCGCCTTTCGGCTACCTCTGGGTGTCAGCCCCGCTTTACCTGGGCATTGCGGTCGTGGCCCTGTTCTCGCCCTTCGGGGCCGTTTTCCTCACCAATGCCATGTGGGTTTACTGGGGCGTGGCTTCCGTGAAGATGCACCGGCCGGCCTGA
- a CDS encoding redoxin domain-containing protein, translated as MRYFFTLLLPCVATLAAQGQPSKPSQAAPLLAMQLPPATPAAPTSYHLTGRVFNPLGRPLPGATLAVKGAVATTVSTDANGRFALDLPAKISNTLVVGYAGYGDQTIKLTPNQPALTVSLRPVSTYNTKAAKGATHALQTGDLAPDFALPTTTGSIFKLSEHRGHPVVLYFYPKDGSSGCTKEACSFRDQYQDFTDLGAEVIGISSDDEQSHQQFTQKYQLPFPLLSDAGGQLRKQYAVPRAVLGLLPGRVTYVLDGEGRVRYVFNSLNEAASHVLNAKDILRDMK; from the coding sequence ATGCGCTATTTCTTTACGCTGCTGCTGCCCTGCGTGGCTACCCTGGCCGCGCAGGGCCAACCCTCTAAACCGAGCCAGGCCGCTCCCCTGCTGGCCATGCAACTGCCGCCGGCTACCCCAGCCGCGCCCACTAGCTATCACCTCACGGGCCGCGTATTCAACCCCCTGGGCCGCCCGCTGCCGGGCGCTACGCTCGCCGTAAAAGGGGCCGTGGCCACCACGGTGAGCACCGATGCCAACGGCCGCTTCGCGCTCGACCTGCCCGCCAAAATCTCCAATACCCTGGTGGTAGGCTACGCCGGCTATGGCGACCAAACTATCAAGCTCACGCCCAATCAGCCGGCGCTCACTGTGAGCCTGCGCCCGGTTTCGACCTATAACACCAAGGCGGCCAAGGGCGCGACGCACGCCCTGCAAACCGGTGACCTGGCCCCCGATTTTGCCCTGCCCACCACGACGGGCAGCATTTTCAAGCTCAGCGAGCACCGGGGCCACCCGGTAGTGCTGTATTTTTATCCGAAGGATGGCTCCTCGGGCTGCACCAAGGAAGCCTGCTCGTTTCGGGACCAGTACCAGGATTTTACCGACCTCGGGGCGGAGGTCATCGGCATCAGCTCCGACGATGAGCAGTCGCACCAGCAATTCACCCAGAAGTACCAGCTGCCTTTCCCGCTGCTGAGCGACGCGGGCGGCCAGCTGCGCAAGCAGTACGCCGTGCCCCGCGCCGTGCTGGGCCTGCTGCCGGGCCGCGTCACCTACGTGCTCGACGGCGAGGGCCGCGTCCGCTACGTGTTCAACTCCCTCAACGAAGCCGCCAGCCACGTGCTGAATGCCAAGGATATCCTGCGCGATATGAAGTAG
- the mnmA gene encoding tRNA 2-thiouridine(34) synthase MnmA, with protein MNPTPTKGRVLVAMSGGIDSSVAAVLLHEAGYEVVGMTMKTWDYATAGGSKKETGCCSLDSINDARDIAVRLGFPHYIIDIREEFGDFVIDNFTSEYLAGRTPNPCVLCNTHIKWDALLRRADMLGCEFIATGHYAQIRQDADSGRFIVSKGLDENKDQSYALWGVSQASLSRTLFPLGAMRKTEIYDEARRRGFTALVNKPESYEICFIPDNDYRGFLRRRVPGLEARVAGGRFVDRDGRDLGAHEGYPFYTIGQRKGLGIALGFPAYVTAIRPGTNEVVLGNYDELASTRTTVHKLNMGKLASLEGRGLVPAVVKVRYHHAGSPAFLEQVGDDLHIYFTEPVHAITPGQAAVFYDGDDVLGGGWITRHVIGEVPEPVRVGAGASAV; from the coding sequence ATGAACCCTACCCCCACCAAGGGCCGCGTCCTCGTGGCCATGAGCGGCGGCATCGACTCGTCGGTGGCCGCCGTGCTGCTGCACGAAGCCGGCTACGAAGTCGTCGGCATGACGATGAAAACCTGGGACTACGCCACGGCCGGCGGCTCCAAAAAGGAAACCGGCTGCTGCTCGCTGGACTCCATCAACGATGCCCGCGACATTGCCGTGCGCCTGGGCTTCCCGCACTACATCATTGATATCCGGGAAGAATTCGGCGATTTCGTCATTGATAATTTCACCAGCGAGTACCTGGCCGGCCGCACCCCCAACCCCTGCGTGCTCTGCAACACCCACATCAAGTGGGACGCTCTGCTGCGCCGGGCCGACATGCTGGGCTGCGAGTTCATCGCCACCGGCCACTACGCCCAAATCCGCCAGGATGCTGACTCCGGCCGCTTCATTGTGAGCAAAGGGCTAGACGAGAACAAGGACCAAAGCTATGCCCTGTGGGGCGTGAGCCAGGCCAGCCTGAGCCGCACGCTGTTCCCGCTGGGGGCCATGCGCAAAACCGAGATTTACGACGAGGCCCGCCGCCGGGGCTTCACGGCCCTCGTTAACAAGCCTGAGAGCTACGAAATCTGCTTCATCCCCGATAACGACTACCGAGGCTTTCTGCGCCGGCGCGTGCCGGGCCTGGAGGCGCGGGTGGCCGGCGGCCGCTTCGTGGACCGCGACGGCCGCGACCTGGGCGCGCACGAGGGCTACCCCTTCTACACCATCGGGCAGCGCAAGGGGCTGGGCATCGCGCTGGGCTTCCCGGCCTACGTCACGGCCATCCGGCCCGGTACCAACGAAGTGGTGCTGGGTAATTACGACGAGCTGGCTAGCACCCGCACCACCGTGCACAAGCTCAACATGGGCAAACTAGCCAGCCTCGAAGGCCGCGGCCTGGTGCCGGCCGTGGTGAAGGTGCGTTACCACCACGCCGGTTCCCCAGCTTTCCTGGAGCAGGTGGGCGACGACCTCCACATCTACTTCACCGAGCCGGTGCACGCCATCACGCCCGGCCAAGCGGCCGTGTTCTACGACGGCGACGACGTGCTGGGCGGCGGCTGGATTACGCGCCACGTCATCGGCGAGGTACCCGAGCCGGTGAGGGTAGGGGCGGGGGCCAGCGCCGTTTAG